The proteins below come from a single Streptomyces tubercidicus genomic window:
- a CDS encoding peptidoglycan D,D-transpeptidase FtsI family protein produces the protein MNKPLRRAAVFCLALIMALIGWVTWLQGAKAGDYKEDPHNPRVTIGKYSAPLGNILVDGEPVTGSAATSDTLKYKRTYKDGPLYAPVTGFTSQIFGSNQLESLYGDLLDGSDSRLQTPADALTRQRAKGGDVATTIDAKVQQAGYRALGDKKGAAVALDPATGRILGMVSTPSYDPGTFAGSGSADQKAWRKMSGDSEDPEVNRALRQPLPPGSTFKLVVAAAALENGLYSSVDEPTKSPDPYTLPHTRTKLTNENKAAPCKNADIRTALQYSCNTVFAKMAVDLGKDKVKAQAEKFGFNDDKVDTPVRAGKSVYPGNMDEAQTALSGIGQFDDQATPLQMAMVTSAIANGGELKTPQLVDKLTDGGGNTVQENEPKTYRDEAALSGRTAAQLRSAMQTVVDKGTGSGAKIGGLTVGGKTGTAQHGVDNSGTPYAWFVSYAEDGNGHRVAVAVMVEDGHAARNEVSGNGLAAPIARAMMKAALP, from the coding sequence ATGAACAAACCCCTGCGACGGGCCGCGGTCTTCTGTCTGGCTCTGATCATGGCGCTGATCGGCTGGGTGACCTGGCTCCAGGGTGCGAAGGCCGGCGACTACAAGGAGGACCCGCACAATCCGCGGGTGACGATCGGCAAGTACTCGGCGCCGCTGGGCAACATCCTCGTCGACGGGGAGCCGGTCACCGGCTCCGCCGCCACCTCGGACACGCTGAAGTACAAGCGGACCTACAAGGACGGCCCGCTGTATGCGCCGGTCACCGGCTTCACCTCGCAGATCTTCGGCAGCAACCAGCTGGAGAGCCTGTACGGCGACCTCCTGGACGGCTCGGACAGCCGGCTGCAGACCCCCGCCGACGCGCTGACCCGTCAACGGGCCAAGGGCGGCGACGTGGCCACCACCATCGACGCCAAGGTGCAGCAGGCCGGCTACCGGGCGCTGGGCGACAAGAAGGGCGCCGCCGTCGCCCTGGACCCGGCCACCGGGCGGATTCTGGGCATGGTGAGCACCCCGTCGTACGACCCGGGGACCTTCGCCGGGTCCGGCAGTGCCGACCAGAAGGCGTGGCGGAAGATGTCCGGCGACTCCGAGGACCCCGAGGTCAACCGGGCGCTGCGGCAGCCGCTGCCGCCCGGCTCCACCTTCAAGCTGGTGGTCGCCGCGGCCGCGCTGGAGAACGGGCTGTACTCCTCGGTGGACGAGCCCACCAAGAGCCCCGACCCGTACACCCTCCCCCACACCCGCACCAAGCTCACCAACGAGAACAAGGCCGCACCCTGCAAGAACGCGGATATCCGCACCGCGCTCCAGTACTCCTGCAACACCGTCTTCGCCAAGATGGCCGTCGACCTGGGCAAGGACAAGGTGAAGGCGCAGGCCGAGAAGTTCGGCTTCAACGACGACAAGGTGGACACCCCGGTGCGGGCCGGCAAGAGCGTCTACCCCGGGAACATGGACGAGGCGCAGACCGCGCTGTCCGGGATCGGCCAGTTCGACGATCAGGCCACCCCGCTGCAGATGGCGATGGTCACCTCGGCCATCGCGAACGGCGGTGAGCTGAAGACCCCGCAGCTGGTCGACAAGCTGACCGACGGCGGCGGCAACACCGTCCAGGAGAACGAACCGAAGACCTACCGCGACGAAGCGGCCCTGTCGGGGCGCACGGCCGCGCAGCTGCGGTCGGCGATGCAGACGGTCGTGGACAAGGGCACCGGCTCCGGCGCGAAGATCGGCGGACTGACCGTCGGCGGCAAGACCGGCACCGCCCAGCACGGCGTCGACAACAGCGGTACGCCCTACGCCTGGTTCGTCTCGTACGCCGAGGACGGCAATGGGCACCGGGTGGCGGTGGCCGTGATGGTCGAGGACGGGCATGCCGCCCGTAACGAGGTCTCCGGCAACGGGCTGGCGGCCCCGATCGCGCGGGCCATGATGAAGGCGGCGCTGCCGTAG
- the folC gene encoding bifunctional tetrahydrofolate synthase/dihydrofolate synthase — protein sequence MSERPQNDDPDPTDAFDELVEAETDLPQDLDSARSGETPIPDLAVIEAGSRTLRAQAGPPQGDGIPARPADPEVDRALRAVEEELAGRWGETKLDPSVQRIAALLDILGEPQRAYPSIHITGTNGKTSTARMIEALLSAFDLRTGRYTSPHVQSITERISLDAAPISAERFIETYRDIAPYVEMVDAQQEYRLSFFEVLTAMAYAAFADSPVDVAVVEVGMGGTWDATNVIDGDVAVITPISLDHTDRLGETPEQIAGEKSGIIKKDATVVLAQQPVDAASVMLKRAVEVDATVAREGMEFGVLSREVAVGGQMLTLRGLGGEYPEIFLPLYGAHQAHNAAVALAAVEAFFGVGSEQARTLDIDTLRSAFAAVTSPGRMEVVRRSPTVVLDAAHNPAGARAAAEAVTEAFGFSRLVGVVGASDDKDVRGLLEAFEPIFAEIVVTRNSSHRAMDPDELAAVAVEVFGAERVQVEPRLDDALEAAITLAEEEGEFSGAGVLVTGSVITVGEARLLMGRG from the coding sequence GTGAGCGAGCGCCCCCAGAACGACGACCCCGACCCGACCGACGCCTTCGACGAACTGGTCGAGGCCGAGACCGACCTTCCCCAAGATCTCGACTCCGCTCGATCAGGGGAGACCCCAATCCCCGATCTGGCCGTGATCGAGGCCGGCAGCCGCACCCTGCGTGCCCAGGCCGGTCCGCCGCAGGGGGACGGGATCCCCGCCCGCCCGGCCGACCCCGAGGTCGACCGTGCGCTGCGCGCCGTGGAGGAGGAGCTGGCGGGCCGCTGGGGCGAGACCAAGCTGGACCCGTCGGTGCAGCGCATCGCGGCGCTGCTGGACATCCTCGGCGAGCCGCAGCGCGCCTACCCGTCCATCCACATCACCGGCACCAACGGCAAGACCAGCACCGCCCGCATGATCGAGGCCCTGCTGTCCGCCTTCGACCTGCGCACCGGCCGCTATACGAGCCCGCATGTCCAGTCGATCACCGAGCGGATCAGCCTGGACGCCGCCCCGATCTCCGCCGAGCGCTTCATCGAGACCTACCGGGACATCGCCCCGTATGTGGAGATGGTCGACGCCCAGCAGGAGTACCGCCTGTCGTTCTTCGAGGTGCTGACGGCGATGGCCTACGCCGCCTTCGCGGACAGCCCCGTGGACGTCGCGGTCGTCGAGGTCGGCATGGGCGGCACCTGGGACGCGACGAACGTCATCGACGGCGATGTCGCCGTGATCACCCCGATCTCGCTGGACCACACCGACCGGCTGGGGGAGACGCCCGAGCAGATCGCCGGTGAGAAGTCCGGGATCATCAAGAAGGACGCCACGGTCGTGCTGGCCCAGCAGCCGGTGGACGCGGCGTCGGTGATGCTCAAGCGCGCGGTCGAGGTGGATGCCACGGTCGCCCGTGAGGGCATGGAGTTCGGGGTGCTCTCCCGTGAGGTGGCCGTCGGCGGGCAGATGCTGACGCTGCGCGGACTGGGCGGCGAGTATCCGGAGATCTTCCTGCCGCTGTACGGCGCCCACCAGGCGCACAACGCCGCGGTGGCGCTCGCCGCGGTCGAGGCGTTCTTCGGCGTCGGCTCGGAGCAGGCCAGGACGCTGGACATCGACACCCTCCGCTCCGCGTTCGCCGCCGTCACCTCACCCGGCCGGATGGAGGTCGTGCGCCGCAGCCCCACGGTGGTGCTGGACGCGGCCCACAACCCGGCGGGGGCGCGGGCGGCGGCCGAGGCGGTCACCGAGGCGTTCGGGTTCAGCCGGCTGGTCGGTGTGGTCGGTGCCAGTGACGACAAGGACGTCCGGGGCCTCCTGGAGGCCTTCGAGCCGATCTTCGCGGAGATCGTGGTGACGCGTAATTCCAGCCATCGTGCGATGGACCCGGATGAGCTGGCGGCGGTCGCCGTCGAGGTCTTCGGCGCCGAGCGGGTCCAGGTGGAGCCGCGGCTCGACGACGCCCTGGAGGCGGCGATCACCCTCGCCGAGGAGGAGGGCGAGTTCTCCGGTGCCGGTGTGCTGGTGACCGGCTCGGTGATCACGGTCGGCGAGGCCCGGCTGCTGATGGGAAGGGGCTGA
- a CDS encoding DUF4233 domain-containing protein, with protein MRTLCASTLIGEFFVIGFAGLVAMQMSELSTVTIWTVSGIAMLLSLLLCGMLTRPGGVQLGWALQAALIASGFVVPTMFFLGAVFAALWWASVHFGRKIDAAKARWAEQSEAADAPAGEPA; from the coding sequence ATGCGCACGCTCTGCGCGAGCACGCTGATAGGCGAGTTCTTCGTGATCGGCTTCGCCGGTCTGGTCGCGATGCAGATGAGCGAGCTGTCCACGGTCACGATCTGGACGGTCAGCGGGATCGCGATGCTGCTGAGCCTGCTGCTGTGCGGGATGCTGACCCGTCCGGGCGGCGTCCAGCTCGGCTGGGCGCTGCAGGCCGCCCTGATCGCCAGCGGTTTCGTGGTGCCGACGATGTTCTTCCTGGGCGCGGTCTTCGCCGCCCTGTGGTGGGCGTCGGTGCACTTCGGCCGCAAGATCGACGCGGCGAAGGCCCGTTGGGCGGAGCAGTCCGAGGCCGCTGACGCACCGGCCGGCGAGCCGGCCTAG
- the ndk gene encoding nucleoside-diphosphate kinase, with product MSQRTLVLLKPDAVKRGLIGEIIGRIEKKAGWTISALELRSLDAEILEQHYGEHVGKPFYEPLVAFMASGPVVSMIVEGERVIEGVRALAGPTDPIAAPSGSIRGDFGTITRENLIHASDSEESAEREIKIFFPGIS from the coding sequence GTGAGCCAGCGCACCCTCGTCCTCCTCAAGCCGGACGCCGTCAAGCGCGGTCTGATCGGCGAGATCATCGGCCGTATCGAGAAGAAGGCCGGCTGGACGATCAGCGCGCTGGAGCTGCGCAGCCTGGACGCCGAGATCCTGGAGCAGCACTACGGCGAGCATGTCGGCAAGCCGTTCTATGAGCCCCTGGTCGCGTTCATGGCCTCCGGTCCGGTGGTCTCGATGATCGTCGAGGGCGAGCGGGTGATCGAGGGCGTACGCGCACTCGCCGGTCCGACTGACCCGATTGCCGCGCCGAGTGGGTCCATTCGTGGGGACTTCGGAACGATCACCCGGGAGAATCTGATCCACGCATCGGATTCCGAAGAGTCCGCAGAGCGTGAGATCAAGATTTTCTTCCCCGGCATTTCCTGA